Genomic segment of Serinicoccus hydrothermalis:
GTCCTGGCGACGCTGGGCGTCGTCATCCGCGAGCGCGGGCTGGGCCCGCACTGGGGAGTCTCCATCGCGACGGTCGTGCTGGCGGCCACCATCCCGCTGGGGGGTGCCTACGGTGCCGCTCTGGTCGGAGGTCTGGCCTATCTCGCGGACCCCGGGGCGCGCACGCTGCGGACGAGGCTGTTCAACGTGACCATGACCGCGGCCGTCGGAGCGGTCGGCGGCACCTGCTACGCCCTGCTGGGCGGCAGCTTCGTCCAGAACGTCGACTTCACGCCGCGGGAGCTGCTGCTCCGGGTCGGCGTCCCGCTGGCCGTGGCCTACGTGGTCATGGCGCTGGTCAACGCGCTGTGCATCGGGGCGATGTCCTTCCTCGTCCGGGGCACGCGGGTCCTCACCGTGGCCCGGTCGGTCCTCAGCAGCCTGGGGTGGGGATACCTGGCGCACGCGGTGACGGCCTTCCTCTTCGTCGTGCTCTGGGGACCGGTCGGCCTCGGCCCGGCCTCCGCGGTCTTCGTGCTCGGACCGCTGCTCGTGGCGCACTGGACGATCGGCCGCGACGCCCTGGCGCGGCGGGAGCACCAGGAGACGGTCACGACCTTCGTCGCGGCGCTGGAGCAGGCCGACCCCGCGTCCGTGGGCCACAGCGCCCGGGTGGCGGACGTGGCGGACGCGCTCGGCGCGCAGCTCGGGCTCTCCGGCGAGGCCGCCGAGGAGCTGCGCTACGCCGCGCTGCTGCACGACATCGGGATGATGGTGGTCCGCTCCGAGTTCCCGCACGACCCGGACGACGAGATCGCCTACCTCACCGCGCTCAGCGCCCACCCCTCGGCCGGCCTCAACGTCCTGGCCGGGCTGGACTTCCTCGAGGAGTCCCTCCCGGCCATCGCGCACCACCACGAGCGCTGGGACGGCAGGGGATATCCCGCGGGCCTGCAGGGCGAGCAGATCCCCCTGGCGGCACGGATCATCGCCGTGGCGGACGCCTTCGACGCGCTGATGGCCCCCCAGCAGGGCTCGCGCGTCGACCCGCTCGCGGTGGCCGAGGAGCTGGGCCGACGCGCCGGGACCCACCTCGACCCGACCGTCGTGTCCGCGCTGCACGCCGCGCTCGCGCGTCCGGGCGGGCTGGGCGCAGGACAGGCGAGCCGACCGGCACCGTGCCAGGACCGTGGAGGCCTGCCCGACCACGACCACCCGGGAGTGAGCGACCTCTTCGCGGACTGGCAGCCGGAGAACGTGGGCCAGGCGTGAGGCCGGCGCAGAGGAGGTGGCGGCCGTGCCGCTGACGTGGCCCCTGGCGCTGGTCGGGTTCGTGGCCCTGGTCCTCAGCGAGGCGTGGCGCCAGGCCTCGCCGGTGCCCGTGCGCGAGAGCCCGCTGACCCAGGCCTGTGCCATGGCCCTGGCCATGTCCACGGCCTGGCCGGTGGCCGGTGGGCTGGGGGACCTCCGGGGTCTGTTCGGGCCCCTGCTGCTGGCCGCCGGCGCGGTCCTGCTCGTCGCCCTCTGGTACCGCCGGGTCCGGGCCGTCCCCCAGGGCCTGCTCCGACTGGCCACCTCGGTGGTGGTCGCCGGGCTGCTCGTGCGCGTCCCCGGACCGAACGGCACCACCCTGCTCGAGCGCATCGAGCACCCCGAGGGCGACACGGCACTCTTCGCCCTGACCCTGCTCGCGGCGGCGGTGCTGGCCGCTGCCGCGCCGATCGTCGCCCGGGGGGTGCAGGCGGCGCTGCGCCGGCACGCGTGGCCGTGGGCGACGCTGCTGGCCGAGCTGGGCCGGCAGGCCCCGGTGTCGCTCGCCGCGGCCTCGACCGCCGTGGTGATGTCGCTGGCGCTGACCGAGCTCGGCGCGGCGAGCCTGGTGCTCTTCCAGGTGCCGCTGCTCGTGCTGCAGCCGGCCGTGGCCCGCCAGCGCCGCATCCGGCAGGCCCAGCGGCAGACGGTCTTCGCCCTGGCCCGCCTCCCCGAGGAGGCCGGCTTCGCCGCGGCCGGGCACGGTGCCCGCGTGGCCGCGCTCGCGGTACCCATCGCCCGGGACCTCGGTGTCGAGCCGTCCGACCTCGCGGACGTCGAGGCGGCCGCCCTCCTGCACGACATCGGCCAGGTCGGCCTGGACCGCCCCGTCCCCGACGGCGCGACGGTCGAGGTCTCCGGTCGGGACCAGAGGCAGATCGCCGCCACCGGGTCCTCCATCCTCGCCCGCACCGCCGAGCTCTCCCGGCTCTCCACGCTCGTCGCCGACGTCGGGCTGGCGCAGCACCGGGCGGTCGAGCGGGGCGACGTCTCCCTCACCTCCCGCGTCGTCCGGGTGGCCTCCGCCTACGACGACCTCACCGGCCGCGCGACGCGGCTCGCGGGGGCCGCGGGTCCGGTGCACGCGCTGGAGCGCATCCTGCGCACGACGCCGCACGAGTACGACCCGGTCGTCGTGGCGGCCCTCATCCGCCAGCTGGAGCGTCGCGGGGCGCTGTCGGCCGCCCAGGCGGCGACCCTGCGGGACTGACGCGAGGAGCCGCCCCCGACGCCGTGGCGTCGGGGGCGGCTCCTCGTGCGGTGCGGCTGGGCTCAGCCCTTCTTGGTCTCGGCGAAGATCTCCGCGATGCGGTCGATCTTGCCCAGCAGCTCGTCGGCCGTCGCGACGTCGAAGCTGCCCTTGGTGCCCGAGGCGCCGGCCAGCTTGGTGGCCTCGTTGACCAGCACGTGCAGCTCCGGGAACTGCTCGAAGTGCGGCGGCTTGAAGTAGTCGGTCCACAGCACCCACAGGTGGTGCTTGACCAGCTCCGAGCGCTGCTCCTTGATGATCATGGCGCGCATACGGAAGTCGGCGTCGTCGTTGTCCGCGACCTTCTCGCAGATCTTCTTGACCGACTCGGCCTCGATCCGGGCCTGGGCGGGGTCGTAGACGCCGCAGGGCAGGTCGCAGTGCGCGCTGACCTCGATCGTGGGGGCGAAGAACCTGGTGAACATCAGTCATCCTTTGCAGTGGTCGGGAGGGGCTCCAACACCCCTCACGTTAGCCTGACCGGGTGCTGCTCGCGATCGACACCGCCACCGGGACCGTCGGTGCCGCCGTGCACGACGGTGAGCGGGTGCTGGCGGAGGTCGTCCACGAGGACGCGAGGCGGCACGGCGAGCTGCTCGCACCGGCGATCCGGGGTGCGCTGGACCAGGCGGGCGTCCCGGTCTCGGCGCTGAGCGCAGTGGTGTGCGGGGTCGGACCGGGGCCGTTCACCGGCCTGCGCGTCGGGGTCGTCACGGCCCTGACCCTCGCCCACAGCCGGGGGCTCCTACCGCCCCAGGGGATCTGCTCGCTGGACGCGGTGGCCCACCAGGGCGTGAGCGTCCACGAGGGGGAGCTGCTCGTCGCCACGGACGCACGACGCCGGGAGGTGTACTGGGCACGCTACGAGGTCGGGGCGCACACCGCGCGTCGCCTGGACGGACCCGGGGTGGCGCGGGCCGCCGACCTGCCCGAGCCGGTGCGCACCCTGCCCGTCGCCGGGCGGGGTGCGGCGCTCTACCCGGAGGCCCTCACCGGTCCACCGCTCCCCGGGGTCACCGACGCCCGCCCGGGGGCCCTGGCCGAGCTGGCCGTGCGGCTGCGTCGCGGCGACCACCCGGACGCCTCGACGGCGCTGCTGCCGCCCGAGCCGCTCTACCTGCGCCGCCCCGACGCGGTCGAGCCGAGCCGGTGAGCCCCGCCGCGCCGCGTCCCGCCACCTGGCGGGACATCCCCTTGATGGCCGGCCTGGAACGGGCGGCCTTCCCGGACGACCCGTGGACCGAGGCGAGCCTGTGGGGCGAGCTCGCGCAACGCCCCCGGCGCTCCTACGTGGTGATGCGCGAGCCCGGGTCCGAGGAGCTGCTGGGGTATGCCGGGCTGGACCTCGCGGGGGACGTCGCCGACGTCATGACGCTCGCCGTGGACCCGCATGCGCGGGGCCGGGGGATCGGGGGCCTGCTGCTGGAGGACCTGCACCGCCGGGCCCTGGCCGGCGGCGCCGCGAGCATGATGCTCGAGGTCCGCAGCGGCAACGAGCCGGCCCGCGGGCTCTACGCGGCCCGCGGCTACTCCCTGGTGCGATCGCGCCCCCGCTACTACCCGTCCGGCGAGGACGCCCTCGTCCTGCGCAAGGAGCTGTCCGCCGATGTCTGAACCCCTGGTGCTGGGCATCGAGACCAGCTGCGACGAGACCGGTGTGGGGCTGGTCCGCGGCCAGACCCTGCTCTTCGACGCGATCGCGAGCAGCGTGGACCAGCACGCCCGGTTCGGCGGCGTCGTCCCCGAGGTCGCGAGCCGCGCCCACCTCGAGGCGATGGTCCCGACGATCGAGCGGGCCTGCCGCGAGGCCGGGGTCCGGCTGCAGGACGTCGACGCCGTCTCGGTGACCGCCGGGCCGGGGCTGGCGGGGGCACTCCTCGTCGGGGTCGCCTCGGCCAAGGCGCTGGCGCTCGGGCTGGGGGTGCCGCTCTTCGGCGTCAACCACCTGGCGGCCCATGTGGCCGTCGACGTGGTGGAGCACGGTCCGCTCCCGGAGCCGACGATGGGGCTGCTCGTGAGCGGTGGACACTCCAACCTGCTCCTCGTGCCCGACGTCACCCACGACATCCGCTCGCTCGGCGCGACGATCGACGACGCGGCGGGGGAGGCCTTCGACAAGGTCGCGCGGGTCCTCGGCCTCCCGTTCCCCGGCGGGCCGCACATCGACCGGGTGGCCCGTGAGGGCGACCAGGTGGCCATCGACTTCCCCCGCGGTCTCACCTCGGGCCGCGACCTGCAGCGGCACCGCTTCGACTACTCCTTCTCCGGCCTCAAGACCGCCGTGGCTCGGTGGGTCCAGGCCCGGGAGGACGCCGGAGAACCCGTGCCGGTCGCCGACGTCGCCGCCAGCTTCCAGGAGGCGGTGGTCGACGTGCTCACCCGCAAGGCGGTCCTCGCCTGCTCCGAGCACGGGGTCGAGGACCTGCTCATCGGGGGAGGGGTGGCCGCCAACAGCCGGCTGCGTTCCCTCGCCCAGGAGCGGTGCGACGCCGCCGGGATCCGGTTGCGGGTGCCCCGCCCGGGACTGTGCACCGACAACGGCGCGATGGTCGCCGCGCTCGGCGCCCAGATGCTCGTCCGGGGCCGCCAGGCCTCCCGGCTGGACCTGCCCGCGGACTCCTCCCAGCCGGTGGAGCAGGTGAGCAGCTGAGGGACGCGGCGAGACCCGGGGGCCCGACTTGCCGGGGGTGGCAGCAGAGGCGCACCATAAGTCCTCGTGCGTGTCTTCTGGGCCCATCCGGCCCGCTCGGTCACCCTGGGCTTCCTCGGGCTCGTCGTGGTCGGCACCACCCTCCTCCTGCTGCCGGTCTCGCGCGCGGCCGCCGCGCCCGCGGACGCGCTGGTCGCCGCCTTCACCACGGTGTCCGCCACCTGCGTGACCGGGCTCATCACCGTGGACACCGGGACCTACTGGACCCCCTTCGGCCAGGTCGTCATCCTCGCCCTCATCCAGATCGGCGGGTTCGGCGTCATGACCCTGGCGACGCTCCTGGCGATGGCGGTGCGCGGCAAGCTGGGCCTGCGCTCCAGCCTCGCGGCGCAGGCCGACTCGCACTCGCAGCGGCTGGGCGAGGTCCGCGCGGCCATCTTCTCCACGCTGCGCATCCTCGTGGTGCTGGAGATCGTCGTCGCGCTGGTGCTCGCGGCGCGCTTCCACTGGGGCTACGGGTATGCCCCCGGCCGCGCCCTCTGGCACGGCGTCTTCCACGCGATCTCGGCGGTCAACAACGCCGGCTTCGCCCTGTACCCGGACAGCGCGACGGGCTTCGTCGGCGACATCTTCGTCATCGGACCGATCTGCTTCGCCCTGGTCGTCGGGGGACTGGGCTTCCCGGTGCTGCGCGAGCTGCTCCGGCGGGTGCCGCGCGAGCGGTGGAGCGTGCATACCCGGCTCACGCTGTGGGGCACCGCGGTGCTCATCGTCCTCGGCACCGGCCTCTTCTGGTGGTTCGAGACCCGGGGCGGCGGCACGCTGACCGGGCTGGACCCGTGGGGCCAGTTCGTGGGGGCGCTGGGCGGGGGGCTCTTCCCCCGCACCGCCGGCTTCAACAGCATCGACTACGGCATGGCGAGCGACGAGACGCTGGCGGTGACGATCGTGCTGATGTTCATCGGCGGCGGCTCGGCGGGCACGGCCGGCGGGGTGAAGATCACCACCTTCCTCATCCTGGCCTTCGTCATCTGGTCCGAGGTCCGGGGCGAGCCGGACGTCGTCATCGGGCGTCGCCGGATCTCCAGCGCGACCCAGCGCCAGGCCCTGTCCGTGGCGCTGCTCGCCGTGGGCCTGGTCGTCGTCTCCGCGATCTACCTCATGAGCCGCACCGAGGGGATGCGACCCACCGACCTGCTCTTCGAGACGGTCTCCGCCTTCGCCACGGTCGGGCTCTCGACCGGCCTCACGGCCTCGCTCCCGTGGGACGCCCAGCTGCTGCTCATGCTCCTCATGTTCCTCGGTCGCGTCGGCCCCATCACGGTGGCCGCGGCGCTGGCCCTCAACACCCGTCACCGGCACTACCGACTCCCGGAGGAGAGACCCGTTGTTGGCTAGGAAGAAGCGCGACCCCGAGGGTGGGGTCCCGACCGTCATGGTCGTCGGTCTCGGACGGTTCGGCACCGCCGTCTGCGAGTCCCTGGTGCGCCAGGGGGTCGACGTGCTGGCGATCGACACCGACGAGCGCCGGGTGCAGAAGTATGCCGACGAGCTCACGCACACCGTCGTCGCCGACGCGACCGACGGGGAGGCGATGCGCCAGCTCGGCGTCGGCAGCGTGGACCGGGCCGTCGTCGCCATCGGTTCCGACATCGAGGCCAGCGTGCTCAGCGTCATCACCCTGCACGAGGCGGGCGTCGACCGGATCTACGCCAAGGCCATCACCCGCAAGCACGGCAAGATCCTGGCCAGCATCGGCGCCGACCACGTCATCTACCCCGAGTACGTCATGGGCCAGCGGGTGGCGCACATGGTGACCGACGGTGTGGCCGACTACCTGGAGTTCGACGACGAGTTCGCGATCGCCCGGTGCAGCGCCCCGGTGGAGACCTGGGACCGGAGCCTGGCCGACTCGGGGGTGCGGACGCGGCACACCATCACCGTCGTCGGGATCAAGCCGCCGGGCGCACCCTTCACGTATGCCGTCCCCGAGACGGTCGTCGAGGAGGGGGACGAGCTGGTGGTCTCCGGACGCGTGGGGGACGTGGAGCGCTTCGTGGCGCTCCCGCGCGCCTCCCGGGCCTGACCGGACCCGTCCCTCAGGGGTCGTGCCGGTCCACCATGAGGACCGTCGGTGCACCGGCCACGGTCGTGAGGACCAGGACCGCCTCGACGCCGCCGCGGGCCTTCCGCGGCAGGCGCAGCTCGGTCCGGAAGGCGTCCGGGTCCACCTGGACCCCGCGCTTCTTGATCGTCACCGCCCCGTGGGGTCGCTCCCGCAACCACGCGCGCACGGTCCGGGCCTGCAGCGGGAGCACCTCGCGGACGGCATACCACCGGGCGAAGGGCAGGTCGACCGGCGCCGGCGCCGTGACGTAGCCGGCCCCCGCTGACACCTCCCGTCCCCGCACCAGGGCGGCCACCGAGCCGGTCAGCCCGGCTGCCAGCACGGTCCGGTCCGGCTCGGCGAGCCAGGGTCCGAGCTCGTCGGCCCGGGTGAGCGGCTCGTCGTGCGGGAGCTCGCCGAGCTCGTGCCAGGTCACCTCCGGCCCCGCGTCGTGCCCGACGACGGCGTGGCGTCCGGTGCTGTCGAGCCCCCACCACAGCGCGCACTCGAGCACGTCGCCGTCGAGACCGACCCACTCGGCGCAGACGTCGGCGGGGATCTGCGCGCGGGGGAAGACCGGTGAGAGCTTGGCCACCGTGGCGCGCGCCCGTGCCGCGACGTCGAGCACGGTCCCGAACGGCGGTGAGAGGTCGGCGAGGCGGTGGACGCGTCGCGTCCGGCCCGCGACGTCCGCCCGGCCGGGGGTGCGGCGGGCCGGGTCGAGGAAGGCCGCGTCGCCGGGCCCGACCGTGACGTCCGCGGCGTCGGCGACCACGACCCGGGCCCGGTCGAAGGGCGCGAGGTTGGCCCGCGCGGCGGCGGCGACGACCGGGTCCGAGTCGACCGCGGTCACCGCGAGACCGGCCTCCGCGAGGGCGCGCGCGTCCAGCCCCAGCCCGCAGCCCAGGTCCAGGACGTGCTCGACCCCGGTGCCCGCCACCATCCGGGCCCGTCGCGCGGCGACCGCCGGCCGGGTGGCCTGCTCGAGGCCGTCCTGGGTCAGCAGGAGCTCGTCCGCGAGGGCACCGAGCCGCGGTCTCGCGCGCGCCCGCAGCCGCGCCTGGGTGAGGGCGGCGGACACGAGGTCGGCGTCATGGCCCTGCGCGCGCAGCCGGCTCATCAGCGCGAGCGCCCCCGACTCCTCGTAGGGCGGGAGGCCGGACAGCAGCTGCGCCCCGGGCCCGTCGCGCAGGCGGTCCATGAGGGCCACGGCAGGGTCGGCGGTCATGACCCCAGTGTGACCGCCGCGTAGATTGTGCCCATGCCCCGCGTCTTCAGCCGCAAGGTCAGCCGACTGCTCCGCCGTGGCCGTCGGCTGGCCCTGGGGACGGCCGCGGCGGGGCTCGCCGGGCAGCTGACCCTGGCCGCGGGCGTGGTCGCCGCCGACGCGCTGCGCAAGCGCCGCGACCACGTCGAGCGCGACGCCCCGGAGCGCGACCCCGTGTCCGCGACCGTGCGCGGGGCCAGGGTCACCACCTACACCTACGGCCAGTACCTCTACGACGACATGATCGCCGCCATCGACGAGGCGGAGGACTTCGTCTACCTCGCCTCCTACATCTGGAAGGGCGACGACGTCGGCCGGGCGTTCAAGGACGCCGTGGTGCGGGCCGCGGACCGGGGCGTCCTGGTCTGCCTCGTCTTCGACGGCTTCGCCAACCTCGTCGTGCCGCGCGAGTTCCTCGACTTCCCGGACGGCGTGCACATGCTGCGCTTCCCCGTCCTGCGCACCGCGCTGCCGATCATCGACATCCGGGCCTCTGGCCGGGACCACCGCAAGATCCTCGTGGTCGACGGCCGGGTCGGCTTCGTCGGGGGTTACAACATCGGCTCGCTGTATGCCACCAGCTGGCGGGACACGCACGTCCGGGTCGAGGGGGACAGCGTCTGGGAGCTGACCAACGCCTTCACCGACTTCTGGAACCGGCACAAGGGCAAGCGGCGCCCGCAGCTCCCGGACAGCGGGACGATGGAGTGGAACGCCAACATCCGGGCCGCCCGCAACGAGCCGAGCCGCGTGGTCTACCCGGTGCGCGCGCTCTACCTCGAGGCGATCGACCGCGCCGTCCACCGGATCTGGATCACGCAGGGCTACTTCATCCCGGACCGGGAGATCCTGCACGGGCTGCTCACCGCAGCCTCGCGCGGCGTGGACGTGCGGGTGGTGATGCCGCAGGCCTCCAACCACGTGCTCGCCGACATCGTGGCGCAGTCCTACTACGCGACGCTGCTCGAGGGCGGGGTGCGGCTGCACCTCTACCACGACGTCATGGTGCACGCGAAGACCATGACGGTGGACGGCCAGTGGGCCACGATCGGCACGGCCAACATCGACCGGCTGTCGATGCAGGGCAACTACGAGATCAACCTCGAGATCGTGGACGAGCAGCAGGCCGCCCACATGGAGAACATCTTCCGCGCCGACCTCGAGCAATGCCACGAGCTCACGCTGGAGGAGTGGGAGCGACGCGGCCGGGGGACCCGGCTGGTGGAGCGCGTCCTGCAGCCGCTGCAGGTGATGCTCTGAGGCCGGTGGGGAGCGGAGCCCCCTGACGGTACTGGCACTCGGTTTGACCGAGTGCTAACCGCGTGCCTAGATTCGTCCTAGCACTCTCGGCACGTCAGTGCCAGCCGCGAGCGCCGACCGACCCCCGCGACGGCGGTGGGCCATCGCGGTGGAGTGAGCACGACCCAGCAGCGACCACCTGGCCGGCGCGCCGCGCCGGACACCTGAAGGAGAGAAGGAAGGTAACCGTGTCGGTTTCCATCAAGCCGCTCGAGGACCGCATCGTCGTCAAGGCCGTCGAGGCCGAGCAGACGACGGCCTCTGGTCTCGTCATCCCGGACACCGCCAAGGAGAAGCCCCAGGAGGGCGAAGTCCTGGCGGTCGGCCCCGGCCGCGTCGACGACAACGGCAACCGCGTCCCCATGGACGTCGCCGTCGGCGACCGCGTCATCTACAGCAAGTACGGCGGCACCGAGGTGAAGTACTCCGGCGAGGAGTTCCTCATCCTGTCGGCCCGCGACGTGCTCGCGGTCGTCGGCTGACCCGGCCGAACTCCCTGCGGCCGACTCGACCCGCACGCCACGCCCCGGCCGCCGATCCCGGTGACCGGGGCGCGGGCGTGCGGGCTGCCGGTCCCCTCGCACCGCATACCTGAAAGGAGCGCTCGCCCATGGCGAAGCAGCTGCAGTTCAACGACGACGCCCGCAAGGCGCTGGAGCGGGGCGTCGACGCCCTGGCCAACGCCGTCAAGGTGACGCTGGGCCCCAAGGGCCGCAACGTCGTCCTCGACAAGAAGTGGGGCGCGCCGACCATCACCAACGACGGCGTGACCATCGCCCGCGAGGTCGAGCTGGAGGACCCCTACGAGAACCTCGGGGCCCAGCTGGCCAAGGAGGTCGCGACCAAGACCAACGACATCGCCGGTGACGGCACGACCACCGCGACCGTGCTGGCCCAGGCCATGGTCAAGGAGGGCCTGCGCAACGTCGCCGCCGGAGCGGCGCCGTCCGGCCTCAAGCGCGGCATCGACGCGGCCGTGTCCGCCATCAACGACCGCCTGCTGGAGACCGCCCGCGAGCTCGAGGGCCGCGACGAGATCGCCCAGGTGGCCGGGCTGTCCGCCCAGGACCCGCAGATCGGCGAGCTCATCGCCGACGCCTTCGACAAGGTGGGCAAGGACGGCGTCATCACGGTGGAGGAGTCCTCCACCACCGCGATGGAGCTCGAGTTCACCGAGGGCATGCAGTTCGACAAGGGCTACCTCTCGCCCTACTTCGTCACCGACAGCGAGCGGATGGAGGCCGTCCTGGAGGACGCCTACGTCCTGCTCGTGCAGGGCAAGATCTCCAAGGTCTCCGACCTGCTGCCGCTGCTGGAGAAGGTCGTCGGCGAGAGCAAGCCGCTCATGATCATCGCCGAGGACGTCGAGGCCGAGGCACTGTCGACCCTCGTGGTCAACAAGGTGCGCGGCACCTTCAACGCCGTCGCCGTCAAGGCGCCCGGCTTCGGTGACCGCCGCAAGGCGATGCTGCAGGACATGGCCATCCTCACCGGCGGCCAGGTCGTCGCCGAGGAGGTCGGACTGTCCCTGGACTCGGTCGGCCTGGAGGTGCTCGGCACCGCCCGCCGGGTCGTGGCCACCAAGGACACCACGACGATCGTCGAGGGCAGCGGCGACGCCCAGGCGGTGAGCGACCGCGTCGCCCAGCTCCAGGCGGAGGCGGCCGCGACCGACTCCGACTGGGACCGGGAGAAGCTGCAGGAGCGCATCGCCAAGCTCGCCGGCGGCGTCTGCGTCATCAAGGTCGGCGCGCACACCGAGGTGGAGCTCAAGGAGAAGAAGCACCGCATCGAGGACGCCGTCTCGGCGACCCGCGCGGCCATCGAGGAGGGCATCGTCGCCGGTGGCGGCTCGGCCCTGGTGCACGCCGCCCCCGCCGCGGACGAGCTGGGCCTGACCGCCGACGAGGCGGTCGGTGCGGCCATCGTCCGCAAGTCCGCGGCCGAGCCGCTGCGGTGGATCGCCGAGAACGCCGGCCTGCAGGGCTACGTCGCCACCACCAAGGTCGGCGAGATGTCCCCTGGGCAGGGACTCAACGCGGCCACCGGGGAGTACGGCGACCTCTTCGCCGCCGGGGTCATCGACCCGGTGAAGGTCACCCGCTCCGCGCTGCGCAACGCCGCCTCGATCGCCTCCATGGTGCTCACCACCGACACCCTGGTGGTGGACAAGCCCGAGGAGGAGGACGAGGCCGGTCACGGCCACGCGCACTGAGGTCGCGACCGCAGCCGGTCACGACGACGAGGCCCCGCCCGGATCATCCGGGCGGGGCCTCGTGCGTGTGTCTGTGCGTGGGGCGGACGGGTCCGGTCAGCGCGTCTTCTGGTGCGGCCGGGCCGCGTCGACCTGCTCGTAGTGCTCGGCGCGCTCCTCCTCGGTCATCCCGCCCCAGACGCCGTAGGGCTCGCGCACCGTGAGGGCGTGGGTGCGGCACTGCTCCAGGACGGGGCAGCCGCCGCAGACCTGCTTGGCGCGTTCGTCCCGGCGGCGGCGGGCCGGTCCGCGCTCGCCCTCCGGGTGGAAGAAGACCTCCGGACTCGTCGTGCGGCAGGCTCCCTCGAACTGCCACTCCCACAGGTCCGCCACAGGACCGGGCTGATGAGCGATCTCGGCCACGGGATCCTCCTCTCGGGGGGCTGACCCGGTCCCCGCCTCACGCCTCGTCCCCCATCCGGGGCAGTCAGCAGGAAGGTTCCGAGCATGACGAGTTCCTCGTCGTCTTATTACTCTAAGTGATCGAA
This window contains:
- a CDS encoding class I SAM-dependent methyltransferase, producing MTADPAVALMDRLRDGPGAQLLSGLPPYEESGALALMSRLRAQGHDADLVSAALTQARLRARARPRLGALADELLLTQDGLEQATRPAVAARRARMVAGTGVEHVLDLGCGLGLDARALAEAGLAVTAVDSDPVVAAAARANLAPFDRARVVVADAADVTVGPGDAAFLDPARRTPGRADVAGRTRRVHRLADLSPPFGTVLDVAARARATVAKLSPVFPRAQIPADVCAEWVGLDGDVLECALWWGLDSTGRHAVVGHDAGPEVTWHELGELPHDEPLTRADELGPWLAEPDRTVLAAGLTGSVAALVRGREVSAGAGYVTAPAPVDLPFARWYAVREVLPLQARTVRAWLRERPHGAVTIKKRGVQVDPDAFRTELRLPRKARGGVEAVLVLTTVAGAPTVLMVDRHDP
- a CDS encoding phospholipase D-like domain-containing protein; protein product: MPRVFSRKVSRLLRRGRRLALGTAAAGLAGQLTLAAGVVAADALRKRRDHVERDAPERDPVSATVRGARVTTYTYGQYLYDDMIAAIDEAEDFVYLASYIWKGDDVGRAFKDAVVRAADRGVLVCLVFDGFANLVVPREFLDFPDGVHMLRFPVLRTALPIIDIRASGRDHRKILVVDGRVGFVGGYNIGSLYATSWRDTHVRVEGDSVWELTNAFTDFWNRHKGKRRPQLPDSGTMEWNANIRAARNEPSRVVYPVRALYLEAIDRAVHRIWITQGYFIPDREILHGLLTAASRGVDVRVVMPQASNHVLADIVAQSYYATLLEGGVRLHLYHDVMVHAKTMTVDGQWATIGTANIDRLSMQGNYEINLEIVDEQQAAHMENIFRADLEQCHELTLEEWERRGRGTRLVERVLQPLQVML
- the groES gene encoding co-chaperone GroES, which translates into the protein MSVSIKPLEDRIVVKAVEAEQTTASGLVIPDTAKEKPQEGEVLAVGPGRVDDNGNRVPMDVAVGDRVIYSKYGGTEVKYSGEEFLILSARDVLAVVG
- the groL gene encoding chaperonin GroEL (60 kDa chaperone family; promotes refolding of misfolded polypeptides especially under stressful conditions; forms two stacked rings of heptamers to form a barrel-shaped 14mer; ends can be capped by GroES; misfolded proteins enter the barrel where they are refolded when GroES binds), which codes for MAKQLQFNDDARKALERGVDALANAVKVTLGPKGRNVVLDKKWGAPTITNDGVTIAREVELEDPYENLGAQLAKEVATKTNDIAGDGTTTATVLAQAMVKEGLRNVAAGAAPSGLKRGIDAAVSAINDRLLETARELEGRDEIAQVAGLSAQDPQIGELIADAFDKVGKDGVITVEESSTTAMELEFTEGMQFDKGYLSPYFVTDSERMEAVLEDAYVLLVQGKISKVSDLLPLLEKVVGESKPLMIIAEDVEAEALSTLVVNKVRGTFNAVAVKAPGFGDRRKAMLQDMAILTGGQVVAEEVGLSLDSVGLEVLGTARRVVATKDTTTIVEGSGDAQAVSDRVAQLQAEAAATDSDWDREKLQERIAKLAGGVCVIKVGAHTEVELKEKKHRIEDAVSATRAAIEEGIVAGGGSALVHAAPAADELGLTADEAVGAAIVRKSAAEPLRWIAENAGLQGYVATTKVGEMSPGQGLNAATGEYGDLFAAGVIDPVKVTRSALRNAASIASMVLTTDTLVVDKPEEEDEAGHGHAH
- a CDS encoding WhiB family transcriptional regulator: MAEIAHQPGPVADLWEWQFEGACRTTSPEVFFHPEGERGPARRRRDERAKQVCGGCPVLEQCRTHALTVREPYGVWGGMTEEERAEHYEQVDAARPHQKTR